The Eublepharis macularius isolate TG4126 chromosome 11, MPM_Emac_v1.0, whole genome shotgun sequence genome includes a region encoding these proteins:
- the FASTK gene encoding fas-activated serine/threonine kinase translates to MLRPRRPAELLRRRLPLALPAAAAGLHRPPQAALQGLLERWRARHPPAPGPAAGSAGAPRPGPAGAEAASRARPPGDAALRALFGSPAFCQRRPARRPADWLPGRVDGLSPATVALIAKYLARHRLREPRLLDSLADFLLARVQQLDPKVIQKMVFPFSRTNYRPSNHPELFSQLESVLVQKAAASPLATVNILMSLFQLQHFPLAALHKVFSPVFLGNVTSSPCGLIVRRYLSFLDAAVALEVQQYDGPRLDPQYRVCMFDGALTADEANHKYSYKGLVAEALRQLVGEDGFRQNEVLPPGYCADFLLWISHSGSVLPLRQVSQPSQAVSPPETPYFQTLSLATLQASLSRQQRLSSSILVPEETPQLPTPQGCGCCPGEEPSTTTALPSSPFTMGSSPTGSLCSTAEAAPHFSPPTQGIGPQQHLPKEGHLLPAAPVGSPCLPSSAGAVPDGTQKAQGIHRVVLSVNDEWHYCQSSSVLVGSRAMRNRHLHLLGYHLVQLPYKDLEKVIGLGGAKQYLCQKLRRLQVNA, encoded by the exons ATGCTGCGGCCCCGCAGGCCTGCGGAGCTCCTCCGCCGTCGCCTCCCGCTcgccctcccggccgccgccgccgggtTGCACCGGCCGCCGCAGGCCGCCCTGCAGGGGCTGCTGGAGCGCTGGCGGGCGCGGCATCCTCCCGCGCCCGGCCCCGCCGCGGGCTCTGCCGGCGCCCCGCGCCCCGGGCCGGCGGGTGCAGAGGCGGCCTCGCGAGCCCGGCCCCCCGGCGACGCCGCCCTGCGGGCCCTCTTCGGCTCGCCCGCCTTCTGCCAGAGGCGCCCCGCCCGCCGCCCGGCCG ACTGGCTGCCCGGGCGGGTGGACGGCCTGAGCCCCGCCACCGTGGCCCTGATCGCCAAGTACCTGGCCCGGCACCGCCTGCGGGAGCCGCGCTTGCTGGACAGCCTCGCCGACTTCCTGCTCGCCCGCGTCCAGCAGCTGGACCCCAAG GTGATCCAGAAGATGGTCTTCCCCTTCAGCCGCACAAACTATCGGCCCTCCAACCACCCTGAGCTTTTCTCCCAGCTGGAGTCTGTGCTGGTGCAGAAGGCGGCTGCTTCTCCCCTGGCCACAGTCAACATCCTCATGTCCCTCTTCCAGTTGCAACATTTCCCCTTGGCTGCCCTGCACAAAGTCTTTTCTCCAGTCTTCCTTGGCAATGTCACCA GTAGCCCCTGTGGGTTGATTGTACGCCGCTACCTCTCCTTTCTGGACgcagctgttgccctggaagtcCAACAGTATGATGGCCCCCGCCTCGACCCCCAGTACCGTGTGTGCATGTTTGATGGCGCTCTCACTGCAGATGAAGCCAACCACAAGTACAG TTACAAAGGACTTGTGGCAGAGGCTCTCCGGCAGCTTGTAGGTGAAGACGGTTTTCGGCAGAATGAAGTGCTGCCCCCAGGGTATTGTGCAG ATTTCCTGCTCTGGATCTCCCATTCAGGCTCAGTCCTCCCACTGCGCCAGGTCTCACAACCTTCCCAGGCTGTAAGCCCCCCGGAAACTCCGTATTTCCAGACTCTCTCCTTGGCTACGCTGCAGGCATCACTCTCCAGGCAGCAGCGGCTGAGCAGCAGCATTCTTGTGCCAGAGGAGACCCCGCAGCTGCCGACACCTCAGGGCTGTGGCTGTTGTCCGGGGGAGGAGCCTTCCACAACCACAGCCCTGCCAAGCAGCCCTTTCACGATGGGCAGCTCTCCAACTGGCTCGCTCTGCAGCACAGCTGAAGCTGCCCCCCACTTCAGTCCCCCCACCCAAGGCATTGGACCTCAGCAGCACCTGCCAAAGGAGGGGCATCTCCTCCCAGCAGCCCCAGTGGGCTCCCCATGCCTGCCCAGCTCTGCAGGAGCAGTGCCAGATGGAACACAGAAGGCCCAGGGAATCCACAG AGTGGTGCTGTCCGTCAATGATGAATGGCATTACTGCCAGAGTTCATCTGTCCTGGTGGGCTCTCGAGCGATGCGCAATCGGCATCTCCACCTGCTGGGCTACCACCTGGTGCAG CTGCCCTACAAGGACCTGGAGAAAGTGATCGGCTTGGGAGGGGCCAAGCAGTACCTCTGCCAGAAGCTGAGACGACTGCAGGTGAACGcgtga